The DNA segment taattttttccaatgtctcaaataaaatgtcataaacataatattataatattttcttgagTAGGTaacatcaaggaaattgattcctgggcagttgacagaccaacgtcatttggtcgaagattgtcaatttaatgttaattgtgatttgtcggctgggtttgacgtaacgcgaccaaactacataggtccctcatctgcctaggaatcaacttcgtCGATAGTACCTAAGTCAACAAtccattttaatgatttttgtaCCTTACCAGACATTTTCTCTGCATAGGTGTGGGATTTACTATGTCGCCTGAACAAGGAGGACCAAGGCTTAGGTCATAAGGGCTCCACCACAACATGTATAGACCAGCTGCTGCTACTGGACAGAGCCATAGACTTCACAAGCATCATGACCACACAGCTCACATATGAAGGCCTTATTGGTATTACTattctattttataattttttcttgctgacatgtaaatattatggaacataaaataaattgttccGTTGATACTCTTTAACAATGCTTAAAAACGGTAGGTAGTAGGGTTGCCATCTGTCTGAGTTTCCCTGGATCTGCCCTAGTTTCAACGATTTAACTGGGCAGTGGGCAGAGTCTGGGCGAAAACTCATTAAATATCTAGGTTGTTTAAAATCCAGACTCTCAAATTTTGTTTTCACAGATGTTTTTCAAGGCAAAACGGTGccttgaaaaaaatctatttatgtGTCCAAATTTTAGACTGCAACTTTCAGGCTTCTCAATAGTTATGTCCTagttttaacacgcttttataagcttgggttgtatgtatgtaacggaatctttgagcacgattttatCCTATCTTCAGTAGTCTAATCAAATGGATTAGAAACTTTGCATGTACATATTaggagccaatgacaatgcaatattttgttagatttaaaaatatatatttaaaaaaagtgtgttttctttggtttttaataaactattaatattaaatattacagaTGGTAACCCTAGGAAGGAGCAACGCGATGCGATACTTCCCACACaaatattctaattttaatatCCATCtcaattaaaaacaatttcagACGAGATCTACGGCATCAAGAGCTGCACGGCGATATTCCCGGGGCACAAGTTCGCGGCGCCCGACGACGCCAGCCCCGACGTCGCCACAGAGAAGAAACGCATCGTGCTCAACTCCAGCGAGGAGCTGTTTAGTGAGCTGAGGGATAGCAGCTTCACTATGGTAAGTAGCATAAAATGAGTTCGTTTTTAAACCCCGACGAAAACAGTTAACAGAGGATTGTTATCAGAGGCCTACGCCGCCTCACCGCGCCTCTCCGCGTCGGCGTGGGCTACGTGGCCAACCACAAGGATTTTTTCTTTACATTTACgagtttacaattattattctcaaatttttataaataaaagtttgggcatcaaaaaaatatttctctcaacaaaatcCGTCCTCTTGTGTCAAtcatcagggggcctcgcaaaatatatcttacccacatcaaatttagctcttgccccgccactgatTGTTaagactgccttcacattagGTCGCCAGTAGCGCGGCACTCGACAGCAGCGCGAGTTCCAACTTCCAAACTAAAACGAGTACCGTTGCTCTTTAGtccaggggcggatctactataaggctttttggcctgcagcccagggccccgcgaatacagagggcccccaaccgaactgaaaccaatagacgatattgtcaataataataaattataaacaaaaaactttttgagaaaaagcttatatttaaatagtctaaaaagaagaaataaatttctccttaaaaaaccatatcgtgcatggtcattCAAACTAAACGCgaatgcaaaatttcagctctatcggttaaatatatctacttcaaaattgagttccaaaattccaccgtaacatacatacttacatacatacagagcaagttaaataaaagcttttaaaaattatctagaattaaaaaaaaaccgatcataaggttggcgcattatccaaatgccgtagacgaacatttagtgaatgagtgcattcagttaaaatcttacttactgcagtctaagacagagtcttacacctcatgcagtgaaattttttggctaatttatgaaaagaaacttgttgatgttttcccaaactgctataccatcttaaagattttttaacgatgccgatcactagctgtgaagcagagccaatagccatagagaaatataatacacggggagcagagcgttctttctccaggatgtcgtatatagaaaacaaatacaggacaacaatgtcattattaattatcagttctttcgataaatttcgatttaacaaaggacctactacagtgcgatgaccaaataaaagaatttgcagtttgtttgttagtttgaacgcactaatctcaggaactactagtccgatttgaaaaattatttcagtgttagagagcccatttaacgaggaaggctataagctatattttatcatgctaagactaataggagcgaagaaatagaggaaaatgtggaaaaaagggggagaaattatttgacagggcttatttgaacgcgttaatctcaggaattactggtctgatttgaaaaattctttcagtattggatagaccatttatcaaggaaggctataagctatattttattacgctaagactaataggagcgaagacatAGAGGAAATTATGgtaaaacgggggaaattatttgaaagagcttatctcacgaactactggagcagcattttttctgttatttggcacagataagaagtagaccacgtgaaggatcataggctattttttgtggactaatttgtctgtgaaatatctaatttacgtgggcgaagccgcgcgtaaCGTCTAGTATAACATAACCATTTATAAcccatatataaataaattaaatatgttGTTTTCCTATTTTCTTTCTgtacttaacataataatatattacatatacctacatcactacagaaaacagtttcttgtcaaaatggcaattagttgagtaattaggttgggcccctaagcagtattagcccagggccccacaaattcaagtTCCGCCCCTGCTCTTTACTATAGAAGTCACACTGCTGTCGCACTACTGACAACTTAATATGAAGGCACTCTTATAACTCAAAAGttagataaatatatctgcccGTGCGTGGCtgtcccataaagttaatatacttagcggaatagagaaacaaaggcctgagcaagcgagatgtcactatcagtaacaatgcgtaaccataaagttaataatatacctagcggaatagagaaacaaaggcctgagcaagcgagatgacactatcagtaacactgcgtggtaaaaagagacgtgtgatacatgacagcagaactcttttcttgacgtccagtcggcacttatcggcacgttgacaatttaatctcatagaattcatgttcaatcatgcttgtgacAAGTGTAtacataccataaagttaatataccgtacctatcggaatagagcaacaatctcaagctgtcaaacaaaaccgaaattggtttcatctgtgtgtaaaaatattatgtgtacgtatacacttacgattgaacatgatttctatgagattaaattgtcaacgtgcggcacgtgccgactggacgccAAAAAAGAGTgatgctgtcatgtatcacacgtctctttttaccacgcagtgttactgatagtaacatctctcttgctcaggcctttgtttctctacaggggcgtctttcccttaggtgcagggtgtgcgttgcacacgggcgccgcgatCCTAGGGGCGCCGAGCGCCACTCGCAATTCGGTGCGCGCCGGGTTTTCGCACCACCTGAAAATCTTACTAGGACCGGCACTAGGCCTTATGCGGCCGGAAAAACTTGTACTGTACTTgtactctgtagtctgtactcaTTCCATTTTGACAGCGCTCCTGGGGGTGCGGGGTTatatttgcacacgggcgccacatgggctagagacggccctgtttctctattccgctaggtatattaactttatgatacgtacacatatttttacacacagatgtaaaccaatttcggtttcgtttgacagctcgagattgttgctctattctgctaggtatattaactttatggtctgtcCATGGCATAATGACATCCAAAATGGTAGACCGATTTCGAtctaaattttttgtttgaaagctgacatgatcgagagtgttcttctTAGCAATACTTCATCATCAGCCTACTCACTGCTTGATATCTTGGGCTTTATGTAGTCAGTTTTATCGAGGCTTTCTCAGTACAAtcatttatgtaggtaagtaaaGTTGCAACGACACCTAACAATAGTCGTCTACAACGTTATAGGTGGGCGCGGCGCTGTCAAAGAAGGCACGCGTGATCAAGACGCAGCTGGACGAGCGGCACAAGGACAAGTCGGTGCAGGAGATCAAGCAGTTCGTGTCGCGCCTCCCCCAGCTGCTGGCGGACAAGGCCTCGCTCGCTCAGCACACCACCATCGCCGAGTATATCAAGGAGGTAAGTCTTAGGTTACACGGTCATTCTGGCATCAgctcagtccatcagtctgacgccagaatgatgaCCGGCAagtactatcgaggaaattgattcctaggcacatggggggggagggggtcgcgttaagtcaagcCTGTccaaccgatcacagctaacattgaattgacataagccgaccaaatgacgtaggtccgtcaactgcctaggaatcaatttcctcgatagtacattataaaaaaaaatatcagttcGTAATCACGCGGTTACACAATCTATTCTTTCGTCAGTGtggatcagactgatggactaaactgatgccagactTACCGTGAAACGCTAGTCATAGATTCTAAGTGATCATGAGCAATCCCAGGGAGGTCACAAGTAGTGTTGTCAaccccaaaaaacaaaaaatagcaGCGAACTGTAGGTTTGGCAGCATTGATTGGTTACAAGGGACATCAAAATCTAGGTATTAAAAAACCATTAAGATTTTTGATAAAGATAAAATTACTTACCTTTAAAGACCATTTCAATCATTTTAACCTATCATATAACACAAATTATAATCTTACTTTTTCCAGACTACAGATTCTTTTGAATTTCACGATACCATACAATGTGAAGAAGACTTTTTGAACTGTATCGAAAACGAGAAAATTTGCAACTACATTGAGGACCTGATCGCACAGAAAGCACCCCTAACTAAGGTAACGCTCACCATAGAgaaaatagctcccacaccggtttcggtgacggtggccggtttcattgaaaccaggccagctacgcaggagtaattttatagtgcccaagtgtgtgcgcagtacacaagagcactctctattcctttactctcataacccagtgggacggcagaccgacacgaccggcgagagatcaggcgcaggaccgactttttacatgcccatccgacgcatggatcatcttacttgtcaatcaggtgatcagcctgcattgtcctaaccaaacttggaaataacatgtttccagcgcggaaatcgaacccacgacctccgagtcaagagccgcgctctgtaccactagaccacggaggcgttagagaaaatatacactatacaaaatacaggatgcaattaaaccttcctgccaaattttgatatattgatccttgttaaaaaaaaattaaatattgagaaatagcttccgaaagttatcctaaaaacactacaattaatgaaCACGACGCGTCGCCTGCGCATGATGTGCCCCTGCGCGCGCACcgccccccgcgtcaccccctcaTATccaccgccgcgagtgaccgttctgcaacgattttaaatgggataaaatgtgtcattaaaaaaatgaacaCCCAAGTTCTTTTGGTtcaatggactctcctaatgatacctcagtcctggaaaaaaattggcaggaaggtttaattgcaccctgtatgtatGTTTAGTCTCTGCACTCACAAACAAGTTTTACTTTGTAATTCTTGCTTTAAACAAGTattactttataattattattcttttgtaTATCATTTTGAGGAAATGTCtgacgtataatattatattgccacAGACAAACTTATTTTGCGCTAAGCAAATATCGGCGCTTTATCGTAGAAACATCGCATTCCGTCTTAGACACAAATAGACTGTAAACACGATTCTAACCACAACTGCCAAAATGTATCAGGTTATAGAGTATAGAACATgccaaacaataatatttttctggCGATATTCGGTAAAAATATCAACATGCCCGCAGGTGCTGCGTCTCATCTGCCTGCAGTGTGCGACGGGGTCGGGGCTTCGCCCTCGAACGTGGGAACACTACAGACGAGAACTGACCCAAGTATACGGCCTGCGCGCCTGGCTAACACTCGCCAACCTCGAGAAATGCGGCCTGCTGAGAGCTCAGACCGGTGCTAGACAATACGCTGTGCTAAGAAAGGTAATTGACAATcagattttgaggttatgtagCGGAAGTATCAAATGGAAAAACAATTGCTGTGACACGCTACTCGTCTGTCTGCAACTAGGCTGTGGGTATTTTGTCAACAGTAAGTTGTGACAGCTAGAGAGAGAGAGCTAGTATAGGTAAATGATAGCTCTCATAGCCCTCTTGACTCTTGCAACATACATGTTTTAACAgttatgtgaaaaaatatagcAAAGGCTTCAACCGAGAATTTGTCTCGCACTTGACCGCTTTAATTGACATGCGATTTGAGAAATTCTTGTTATCAACATTTGTGCTAAATTTTTTAGGCCCTTCACCTGACGATGGACGAGTCCGAGTTAGATGAAAACGAAAGATGTTATTTGTCAAGCAAATATGTGCCACTGACAGTGCGGCTGTGTGAACATATTTCTAATAACAAAGGATGGGCAGGTGtgtgaatattttaaataaaaaatagcagTTGTTATCAGATACATTTTGATTTACACCTTTTGAAAGTTTGTTAGAGAGATCTAACATCCATGTTGTATAAACTATGAAGTGCTCAACCTAAGTGTTCATTATAATGATggtaaaataaacattaactTGTAAACTGTCAACATCACTACTTTATACTAGTCGATAACCATAGCTTTATTTTTCAGGTATCACAGATATGCTGGGTCTGTTACCGGGACCAACGGTAGAGGAACTCCAAACGCTCCAGCCGCGGATGCCTCGTCGCAATTCGATATCAAGTGAAAACTCCTCCTCCATAGAAAGCCCAAGAGTCATCCTAGTTTTCTTCATCGGCGGCTGCAGTTACCACGAGATATCAGCCCTCAGGAATATAAGCACGCAGGAAGATTCTAATGTGGAGTTTGTTATTCTAACAACTAAAATGATCAATGGTAACACGTTCTTAGAAACGCTGATGGAAACCGAATAATGTTGTTATGGTGTCATCTTCAATTGATTTGTATGTCAGACCAAAATTAAGTGGGTAAAGGCAGCATTTTGTTGCAACACACGACTAAAGTACGCCTCGCCGCGTAATTATGGTGTCACAATGTCACATACATGCATGCAACCAAATTATGCTGTGGCTCAGACGCATGCATAAAGTATTTTACCAGCTGCAGTTATTTTTTACTctcatatttaatataatatattatgtttcatattaataacgtattcatactaatataagAACTGACTGAAAAAGACATCCAgagcaaaaactgtaatttaagtaattataatttattttatttagcatgtataataattaatcatgtATCATATTAGAGCCATACATTTGTTATTTCCatgttgtatgtaataataatatgataaggaATAGGTGATAAGCATTTTGTAACGCCCG comes from the Aricia agestis chromosome 6, ilAriAges1.1, whole genome shotgun sequence genome and includes:
- the LOC121728016 gene encoding vacuolar protein sorting-associated protein 33A, whose protein sequence is MSTHLSGGRLNVAFLHETMRKELLNLLQLCDGPKVTIWDEWLAGPVGLVAQYSLLKEHEVVDMFPLRPGSLPLTAVKHIIFIARPKLNLMDLVADYIQSLRSKQSTPIEFHLFFVPRRSELCEKHLKNRNVFTNLSIEEFKCDIFPFDSDVMSLELQNDFRENYLEGDPTCLYNAAQALRTIQQLYGIIPRVYGKGFAAKQVWDLLCRLNKEDQGLGHKGSTTTCIDQLLLLDRAIDFTSIMTTQLTYEGLIDEIYGIKSCTAIFPGHKFAAPDDASPDVATEKKRIVLNSSEELFSELRDSSFTMVGAALSKKARVIKTQLDERHKDKSVQEIKQFVSRLPQLLADKASLAQHTTIAEYIKETTDSFEFHDTIQCEEDFLNCIENEKICNYIEDLIAQKAPLTKVLRLICLQCATGSGLRPRTWEHYRRELTQVYGLRAWLTLANLEKCGLLRAQTGARQYAVLRKALHLTMDESELDENERCYLSSKYVPLTVRLCEHISNNKGWAGITDMLGLLPGPTVEELQTLQPRMPRRNSISSENSSSIESPRVILVFFIGGCSYHEISALRNISTQEDSNVEFVILTTKMINGNTFLETLMETE